The Pseudomonas kermanshahensis genome includes a window with the following:
- a CDS encoding DUF3313 domain-containing protein, whose product MNTKTLAASLCLATLMLQGCASKYVESDQYSGFLKDYSVLKEDKSPSGAPVMRWIKPGVDAKRYTSVYIEPSQLYPKPQPTEKVPQSTLQGITQYYDQTLKNHFSQVLPLATSPGQGVLVVRPAITAVSAQTKSLRPYEVIPIALIAAGISTATGIRDQDTSIATEAAFLDGETNQVVAEVVRKGAGTELDNSSQVMQAKDAKAVLDGWAKDMVGSFQTLRK is encoded by the coding sequence ATGAACACCAAAACGTTGGCTGCATCGCTGTGCCTGGCAACGCTCATGCTGCAAGGCTGTGCCAGCAAGTACGTGGAATCCGACCAGTACTCGGGGTTTCTCAAGGACTACAGCGTACTCAAGGAAGACAAGTCGCCCTCGGGGGCCCCGGTCATGCGCTGGATCAAGCCTGGCGTCGACGCCAAGCGCTACACCAGCGTTTACATCGAACCTAGCCAGCTCTATCCCAAGCCGCAACCGACCGAAAAGGTTCCACAGTCGACTTTGCAAGGCATCACTCAGTACTACGACCAAACCCTGAAGAACCACTTCTCCCAGGTACTACCATTGGCCACCAGCCCCGGACAGGGTGTGCTGGTAGTACGCCCGGCGATCACCGCCGTCAGCGCCCAGACTAAAAGCCTGCGGCCGTATGAAGTGATCCCTATCGCGCTGATCGCCGCTGGCATCAGCACCGCAACCGGTATCCGTGACCAGGACACCAGTATTGCCACCGAAGCCGCGTTCCTCGATGGTGAAACCAATCAGGTGGTGGCTGAGGTGGTGCGTAAAGGTGCAGGGACCGAACTTGATAATTCCTCACAAGTGATGCAGGCCAAGGATGCCAAGGCTGTACTCGATGGATGGGCAAAAGACATGGTCGGCTCATTCCAAACCTTGAGAAAGTGA